From one Trifolium pratense cultivar HEN17-A07 linkage group LG1, ARS_RC_1.1, whole genome shotgun sequence genomic stretch:
- the LOC123923967 gene encoding R3H domain-containing protein 4-like, whose amino-acid sequence MVLQHRDLDLLLSSHLIDHPRGDGAKSHSISIEKKIEFLESFTGKVTNRRSRRWLNDRLLMELVPRLNAEEIRGLFAPPPWGDEVPPSTFSMTNVEEWDRFRNIDMDKEVNIIHAFEKSLEKKEGRIDADKMEVLNGWRRVGCRTRDALRRSSLFELVEGYEECLRAFITESTDGDVLELKIKDPFHRLLLHGVCEFYNLASDTVSDLNGTEASKLTKIQKKKKGSPELPKITLSHFLRMSKDGSW is encoded by the exons atggttCTTCAGCACAGAGATCTCGACCTTCTCCTTTCTTCCCATTTAATCGACCATCCCAGAg gAGATGGTGCCAAATCTCATTCGATTTCAATTGAAAAAAAGATTGAGTTCCTTGAAAGCTTCACTGGAAAG GTCACAAATCGAAGATCTCGTAGGTGGTTAAATGACCGCCTCTTGATGGAACTAGTGCCGCGTTTAAATGCAGAGGAAATTAGAGGCTTGTTTGCTCCACCACCTTGGG GTGATGAAGTTCCACCTTCAACATTTTCCATGACTAATGTGGAGGAGTGGGACAGATTCAGGAATATAGACATGGACAAAGAG GTTAATATTATTCATGCCTTTGAAAAATCTTTAGAAAAGAAGGAAGGTCGCATTGATGCTGACAAGATGGAAGTGTTGAATGGTTGGCGTAGAGTTGGTTGTAGAACAAGAGATGCACTTCGCCGCAGCTCTCTTTTTGAACTCGTCGAGGGTTATGAG GAATGTCTACGGGCCTTCATAACTGAAAGCACAGATGGAGATGTTCTTGAGCTAAAAATTAAGGATCCTTTTCATAGATTGTTGCTGCATGGAGTTTGCGAG TTCTACAATCTGGCATCAGACACGGTGTCGGATTTGAATGGCACTGAGGCGTCGAAGTTAACCAAGatacagaaaaagaaaaagggttCTCCTGAGCTCCCAAAGATCACTCTGTCTCATTTCCTGAGAATGTCGAAGGACGGAAGTTGGTAG
- the LOC123924722 gene encoding transcription factor bHLH7-like, producing MEGESNKDNNSSEVSHDNEETSSHDISEDHQIQNQQFVETSGTQWSSLPKLPQNNYVEYLSESSASYLPNPTIHGNNYQNFGGGSSSFNDSGKAAFDFKFIGSSSTDFGIKKRVGFRRYDEGKEVIKAEIGSSHNLLCAQGHATWTPDSVGDKQNASRFDPMGMVAAPSLLQRSRGSSSKQRTEKARYTDRQRRQRLADNLKALHELLPNPEMGSQAQAYILDDIIDYVNYLQVQVKELSGSKLQADSNAIPLVFHEGYGHYIKGQMLNEPLEEIMGKLLEEDSAAASQLLEKKGLIMLPISLADDLNQAIQLWNQSSM from the exons atggaagGAGAAAGTAACAAAGACAACAACAGTTCAGAGGTATCACATGACAATGAAGAAACCAGCAGCCATGATATTTCAGAGgatcatcaaattcaaaatcaacaaTTTGTTGAAACAAGTGGGACCCAATGGAGTTCCTTACCAAAACTACCTCAAAATAATTATGTTGAATATCTCTCTGAATCCTCAGCTAGTTATCTTCCAAACCCTACGATTCATGGgaataattatcaaaattttGGTGGTGGTAGTAGCAGCTTCAATGATTCAGGAAAAGCTGCTTTTGATTTTAAGTTTATTGGTTCTTCAAGTACTGATTTTGGCATTAAAAAG CGTGTTGGGTTTAGGAGATATGATGAAGGAAAGGAAGTGATTAAAGCTGAAATTGGAAGTAGTCACAATCTTCTCTGTGCTCAg GGTCATGCAACATGGACACCTGATTCAGTTGGAGATAAACAGAATGCTTCAAGATTTGATCCAATGGGAATGGTTGCTGCACCTTCTTTACTTCAAAGATCACGAGGTAGCTCCTCAAAACAGAGAACTGAGAAAGCGCGTTACACCGACCGC CAACGCAGGCAACGTCTCGCCGACAACCTCAAAGCTTTACACGAATTGCTTCCAAATCCAGAAATG GGTAGTCAAGCTCAAGCTTACATACTAGATGACATAATTGACTATGTTAATTACTTGCAAGTTCAAGTAAAG GAACTAAGTGGAAGTAAATTGCAAGCTGATTCAAATGCTATACCACTAGTTTTTCATGAG GGTTATGGTCATTATATAAAGGGACAAATGCTTAATGAGCCACTTGAAGAGATAATGGGAAAACTACTTGAAGAAGATTCAGCAGCAGCAAGTCAGCTACTTGAAAAGAAAGGTCTTATTATGCTGCCTATTTCTCTTGCTGATGACTTGAACCAAGCTATACAATTGTGGAACCAATCTAGCATgtag
- the LOC123923958 gene encoding uncharacterized isomerase BH0283-like, which yields MAKKPVKYYVVDAFTDSAFKGNPAAVCLLEEEKDNQWLQSVAAEFNISETCYLTPIHGTSVPRFGLRWFTPAAEVKLCGHATLAASHTLFSSGLVDKNVIEFVTLSGLLTTKRISTINGTSVPNLQNGEAKDGFYIELDFPADPIAEFNSNDTSLISKALNGASIIDIKRTAIADNLLVVVKSGKHVAEVQPQFDAIVKCPGMGIIVTGSAPPESGFDFYSRYFCPKFGINEDPVCGSAHCGLAPYWSKKLGKSDLKAYQASARGGVLNLHIDEQKQRVFLRGKAITVMEGCVLV from the exons ATGGCAAAGAAGCCTGTGAAATACTACGTG GTGGATGCTTTCACCGATTCAGCGTTCAAAGGAAATCCAGCAGCTGTGTGTTTATTAGAAGAAGAGAAGGATAATCAATGGTTACAATCAGTAGCTGCTGAATTCAATATCTCTGAAACCTGTTATCTCACTCCTATTCATGGAACCTCAGTTCCTCGTTTTGGTCTCAGATGGTTTACTCCTGCTGCTGAG GTTAAACTTTGTGGTCATGCTACATTAGCAGCTTCACACACACTTTTCTCATCTGGTTTGGTGGACAAGAATGTTATTGAATTTGTGACACTATCCGGACTTTTAACTACTAAAAGGATCTCAACAATCAATGGTACCAGTGTGCCGAATTTGCAGAATGGCGAAGCTAAGGATGGATTTTATATTGAATTGGATTTTCCTGCTGATCCTATTGCAGAATTCAACTCTAATGACACTTCACTTATTTCTAAGGCATTGAATGGTGCTTCTATAATTGATATAAAGAGAACTGCAATTGCAGATAATTTACTT GTTGTTGTCAAATCTGGAAAACATGTCGCAGAAGTACAGCCACAATTTGATGCAATTGTTAAATGTCCTGGAATGGGGATAATTGTTACAGGGAGTGCTCCTCCAGAGTCTGGATTTGACTTCTACAGTCGATATTTCTGTCCAAAATTTGGAATCAACGAG GATCCTGTTTGTGGGAGTGCACATTGTGGCTTGGCACCCTATTGGAGCAAGAAGCTCGGAAAGTCTGATTTAAAGGCTTACCAG GCATCAGCTAGAGGAGGAGTTCTCAATCTTCATATTGACGAACAGAAACAAAGAGTGTTTTTGCGCGGGAAGGCTATTACAGTGATGGAAGGCTGTGTTCTGGTCTAA